From the genome of Vicinamibacteria bacterium, one region includes:
- the mgtE gene encoding magnesium transporter produces MLSTRTPLLAETVRKLVARGAHVNAFNILSRLHPSDIASILGELSEHLRRDAFQTLHKRDIRLASAAISELGPERGASLLSEMTSQEISVILQELDPDDAAVFVPRLPPELQEEILGAMRKKEASDVEDLLQYPDQTAGRIMSPKVFSLNQDTTVEEAIRRLQDAGDLEMVFYIYVVDDHGNLVGVLSLRQLLLKRPNTKLADIMEPDVIRVATDTDQEEVAQLVASYNLLAIPVVDSLNKLVGVITVDDVIDVIKEEATEDMYRLAGLDREERVFTRPRTSVAKRIPWLVLNLGTAFMAALVVSLFENTISQFALLAVFMPVVPLLGGNAGNQTLTVMVRGIALGELSWSNSRKALFKEVLVGIVNGITIGLLVGVAAFLWKGDPWLGAVLALAMVGTLLVAAVMGTLIPLALRWLKVDPALASSVFVTTATDVTGFLLFLGLGALFLSRFQ; encoded by the coding sequence GCGAAAGCTCGTCGCCCGCGGGGCTCACGTCAACGCGTTCAACATCCTTAGCCGTCTCCACCCCTCAGACATCGCGAGCATCCTGGGAGAGCTGTCCGAGCATCTGAGGCGCGACGCCTTTCAGACCCTCCACAAGCGGGACATACGGCTTGCGAGCGCCGCCATCTCCGAGCTCGGTCCCGAGCGAGGGGCGTCCCTTCTCTCCGAGATGACTTCTCAGGAAATATCCGTCATTTTGCAGGAGCTCGACCCGGACGATGCGGCTGTCTTCGTGCCCCGCCTTCCGCCGGAGCTTCAAGAGGAAATCCTCGGGGCGATGCGGAAGAAAGAGGCCTCCGACGTCGAGGATCTCCTGCAGTATCCCGATCAGACCGCGGGACGCATCATGAGTCCCAAGGTCTTTTCCCTCAATCAGGACACGACCGTTGAGGAAGCGATCCGACGACTCCAGGACGCGGGCGATCTCGAGATGGTCTTCTACATCTACGTCGTCGACGATCACGGCAACCTCGTGGGGGTCCTTTCCTTGCGCCAGCTCCTTCTGAAAAGGCCCAATACGAAACTCGCCGATATCATGGAGCCCGATGTCATCCGGGTGGCGACGGATACCGATCAGGAGGAGGTCGCTCAGCTCGTCGCCTCCTACAACCTGCTGGCCATCCCCGTCGTGGATTCGTTGAACAAGCTCGTCGGGGTCATCACCGTCGACGACGTCATCGACGTGATCAAGGAAGAGGCGACCGAGGATATGTACCGCCTGGCGGGCCTCGACCGCGAGGAGCGAGTATTCACGCGGCCCCGTACCTCGGTCGCGAAACGCATCCCCTGGCTCGTCTTGAATCTCGGCACCGCCTTCATGGCAGCGCTCGTCGTCAGCCTCTTCGAGAATACGATCAGCCAGTTCGCCCTTCTCGCGGTTTTCATGCCGGTCGTGCCTCTCCTCGGAGGGAATGCCGGTAACCAGACGCTCACGGTGATGGTTCGCGGCATCGCTCTCGGCGAGCTCTCCTGGTCCAACAGCCGTAAGGCTCTCTTCAAGGAAGTGCTGGTCGGCATCGTGAACGGAATCACCATCGGACTGCTCGTCGGTGTCGCCGCGTTCCTTTGGAAGGGCGACCCCTGGCTCGGCGCCGTCCTCGCACTCGCCATGGTAGGCACGCTGCTCGTGGCCGCGGTCATGGGAACGCTCATCCCCCTCGCCCTGAGGTGGCTCAAGGTCGATCCCGCCCTCGCCTCGTCCGTGTTCGTCACCACGGCCACCGACGTGACCGGGTTCCTTTTGTTTCTCGGCCTCGGAGCGCTCTTCTTGTCGCGCTTTCAATAG